Proteins encoded in a region of the Hydrogenobacter sp. genome:
- a CDS encoding NADH-quinone oxidoreductase subunit A: MDYAGLLAFLGVMLVLALFLISLNALLGPKTPESMEDYPYECGVPLYDVSAQSTFHQGYYLLGLLLLLFDIEAAFLFPWTVVYKHLGLFGFVEMFLFILILTYGLLYAWRKGALDWQFEEEVFER; the protein is encoded by the coding sequence ATGGATTATGCTGGACTTTTGGCATTTTTAGGAGTTATGCTCGTGCTTGCGCTTTTCCTAATATCCTTAAATGCTCTTTTAGGTCCAAAAACTCCCGAAAGCATGGAGGATTATCCCTACGAGTGTGGTGTGCCTCTTTACGACGTGAGCGCTCAATCCACCTTTCATCAAGGGTATTACTTGCTCGGTCTTTTATTGCTACTGTTTGATATAGAGGCAGCTTTTCTATTTCCCTGGACGGTGGTTTACAAGCATTTAGGATTGTTTGGTTTTGTTGAGATGTTCCTGTTTATACTTATACTCACTTACGGGCTTCTCTACGCATGGAGAAAAGGTGCCTTAGATTGGCAATTTGAAGAGGAAGTTTTTGAGAGGTGA
- a CDS encoding NADH-quinone oxidoreductase subunit N: MELRDLVGTVEIPNLRLVMPEVIILITGFILFSLDILQRKINHRILTLVSVTGYSIALVYIALNPLLSGSTFYGLYVRDGFSSFLQFFMILITLCLLAFTYRYYKQKLSLYSEFYYILSFSLASAMFLASSYNLITLYVALEGVSISFYILTSLLRGNFNSKEGAFKYLILGGLSIALASYGAAFMYLYAGSLDLHKILTHAGENRYFLILGLVFFLIGFAIKIGAVPFHFWLPDAYQGAPTPITAFMASVGKLAFFAPVVRIMPLIQEHFAYAWVITVGLISAMTMLYGNLVALVQKDVKRLLAYSSIAHSGYILAGISVAKVIGLKAVLYFLIAYALMGAGAFLILALLERHPDWQNKMEEFSGLRFNAPWIASSFMIFMFSLLGVPPTVGFVGKALVFMALSFDKLWWLAFVMILATGISTGYYVRLVVLTFMKESNRSIHVKSSLAERLVLIILTLSVVFLGAVPIIIWSFASQSADMLFKR, encoded by the coding sequence TCCGAACCTACGTCTTGTTATGCCTGAAGTGATCATTTTGATAACAGGTTTTATCCTTTTCAGTTTGGACATATTGCAAAGAAAAATAAATCATAGGATCCTTACTTTAGTAAGTGTTACTGGATATAGCATCGCACTTGTCTATATAGCCTTGAATCCTCTCTTATCAGGAAGTACCTTTTATGGTCTTTATGTGAGGGATGGCTTTTCTTCTTTCCTACAGTTCTTTATGATACTTATAACCTTATGCCTTCTTGCTTTTACATACAGATATTACAAGCAGAAGCTTTCCCTCTATAGCGAATTTTATTATATACTCTCTTTCTCTCTGGCGAGTGCCATGTTTCTTGCATCCTCTTATAATCTCATTACGCTTTATGTAGCCCTTGAAGGTGTATCTATATCCTTTTACATACTCACCTCTCTTCTCAGAGGTAACTTTAATTCCAAGGAAGGCGCTTTTAAGTATCTCATACTTGGAGGTCTAAGTATAGCCTTAGCTTCTTACGGTGCTGCCTTTATGTATCTTTACGCGGGATCTCTTGACCTTCATAAGATACTCACTCACGCAGGAGAAAACAGATATTTCCTTATACTCGGGCTTGTCTTTTTCCTCATAGGCTTTGCTATCAAAATAGGTGCAGTTCCTTTTCACTTCTGGCTTCCCGACGCTTATCAGGGAGCGCCTACACCTATTACAGCCTTTATGGCTTCTGTGGGAAAGCTTGCGTTTTTTGCACCTGTTGTTAGGATTATGCCTTTAATTCAAGAACACTTTGCTTATGCTTGGGTAATTACGGTAGGACTTATATCCGCCATGACAATGCTGTATGGTAACTTGGTAGCCCTTGTACAAAAAGATGTCAAAAGGCTTTTGGCTTACTCCTCCATCGCTCATTCGGGATACATACTCGCAGGCATATCCGTCGCAAAGGTCATCGGTCTAAAAGCGGTTTTATACTTCCTGATAGCTTATGCACTTATGGGTGCAGGCGCCTTCCTTATTCTTGCCTTACTGGAGAGGCATCCAGATTGGCAGAACAAGATGGAGGAGTTTTCCGGGCTTAGATTTAATGCACCTTGGATAGCATCCTCCTTTATGATCTTCATGTTTTCTCTTTTAGGTGTTCCCCCCACGGTGGGTTTCGTAGGAAAGGCTTTAGTATTTATGGCTCTCTCCTTTGACAAGCTTTGGTGGCTTGCCTTTGTGATGATCCTGGCTACAGGTATCTCAACGGGCTATTATGTAAGGCTCGTAGTTTTGACCTTCATGAAGGAAAGCAACAGATCCATTCATGTAAAGAGTTCTTTAGCCGAAAGGCTCGTCCTTATTATACTGACATTATCCGTTGTATTTTTGGGTGCTGTGCCTATAATAATATGGAGTTTTGCGAGCCAATCTGCGGATATGCTCTTTAAGAGGTGA